TCTATCTCATAATGGTACTGATGAGTTAGTCCAACTTTTGAtcttttcatgcattttattgagtgacttgtataaaaaaattatataattagaaaaaaattctagttctaaacatgcatgtatatgtgtatatatatatatatatatatatatatatatatatatatacacatttctcttagttttactttaaaagaatagaatgttttgttatgggttgaattgctTCCCTCAAAATGGAATATGTGAAATCTTATAGCCTGTTGTGTTTAGTGCCTTTTGGGACTCTTATACtaaagatttataaaatataagaaattcctAACTTTATTGTTAATTTGggtttatattttgaagtcagaattCTAAAAAGCCATATGAAACCCAAGTCCAGAGGAACATTGAGACTCATTAGATTCAATCTTCCCATTTTCAATTGAGACAATGAGGATCTGCAGAGATGAAGTGAATTTTCCACAGTTTCCAAGGAGTTAGGAATGGAGCTTCAGACAAAACTCAAATTACTGACTCCCAGTTGCTCTCTGCTCTATTAGATGGATTCTTTTCTGGTCAATGAAGTATATAACATACAGATTTTAAATAGTGCCAAGAGACTACCATAGGCCGACTTCCTCCGAGAAGACTTTGCCCAGCAGGTGGCTAGGACGTTATTGGTATTAACTGTTTATATGACCTTCTAGAAAACATCCATTcaaataatgacaaacaaaatCTAACTGATCACAAGATTGCTTCTTTCCTTTATGAAGGATGCAGTTCTATGGCTGTAGGAAGGAACAACACAATTGTGACAAAATTCATCCTCCTGGGATTTTCAGACCATCctcaaatgaaaattttctattttgtgttgtTCCTGGGGATTTACCTCCTGACCCTAGCCTGGAACATGAGCCTCATCATCCTTATCAGGATGGACTCCCACctacacacacccatgtacttctttctcaGTAACCTGTCCTTCTTAGATTATCTGCTATGTATCCTCCACAACTCCCAAGATGCTCTCTGGCATCatcacagagaagaaaaccatTTCCTTCATTGGGTGTGCCACGCAGTACTTTGTCTTCTGTGGAATGGGGCTGACTGAATGCTTTCTTTTGGCAGCTATGGCATATGATCGGTATGCTGCAATCTGCAACCCGTTGCTCTACACAGCTGTCATATCCCATACACTTTGTTTAAAGATGGTGGCTGGGGCCTATGTGGGTGGATTCCTTAGTTCTTTGATTGAAACATATTCTGTCTATCAGCATGATTTCTGTGGGCCCAACCTAATCAACCACTTCTTTTGTGACCTTCCTCCAGTCCTGGTTCTGTCATGCTCTGATACCTTCACCAGCCAAGTGGTGAACTTCATTGTGGGTGTTGTTGTTGGAATGGTATCTGTCCTTGTGATCCTCATCTCTTATGGTTACATCGTTACTGCTGTCGTGAAGATCAGTTCAGCAAGAGGTAGGACCAAGGCCTTCAGCACCTGTGGCTCTCACCTGACTGCTGTGACCCTCTTCTATGGTTCTGGTCTCTTCATGTACATGAGACCTAGTTCCAGCTACTCCTTAAACCGGGACAAGGTGGTGTCAGTGTTCTATGCTCTGGTGATCCCTATGGTGAATCCCATCATCTACAGTCTTAGAAATAAGGAGATTAAAAGTGCTGTAAGGAAAGCTATGGAAAGGAAACATGTTCTTTCTCATGAGCACTCATTTTTCTGACCCCGAGGTAATGTTTACAATAAAGCTGTGAGTTGGGTCAATTATGCTGACTTTCATGTAGTTCTGGACTAGTTGATTGACACAATGATTTTTGTTTACCAGGATTTGTGTAGATTCAGCTTATAAACGCTCAATTTAGGAAAAACCTTCACCATGACAAAGACTGAGCAATCTGAAACATCAAAATAGAGTTGTTGTCTGTAggaggaaaactaaaaaaatgtTAGTCCAGCATTCAGGGTGACGATTCTAAAGGTAGGATAGGAATATATAGCATAATAACCTGAGGACAGGgacattttttctaaaaacaattGCCTTTCCATCTTACGAGGTTCTAACATGTTTCCTTTAGGGCAGATGAGCACTGCAAGTCAGACACCCTTCCCTATTGAGAATCATGACTATCGTGAGCCACTGTGACTGGTGGGGGTATAGTCCTGACTCTTTGGATGTATTAAGgcaggaaagagattgaaaactTTTGTTTAGGGCCTCAATGACTGAACAAATGGGCTGACCTCATGGCTAATTCAATCAATGATACAAAAATTGGTCACTGAAATGATTTGAAGAAAACCAGGGAATTGTCACTTCAGTCTAAAGTAACACCTTTCTAAGCAACACTCAAAGTTTCTTAGGAATCTACAGAAGAGGAGCACACTTTCATTTGGTGAGAAAGGTTCTCTGTTTTCATCAATTTTGtgataaatttgtgaagaatttagCCAAGGAATTGAAGAGAGTGATTTTTCTCCTCCACATTTTCTAAGAACTTGTTAAGTGTCCTTTAACCAGCCGTACAAACTAGAATAAATTTATTCAGCTGTGGCCTCTCTTGGTCAGGCCAtaaataagtgagtaaatgagtATCTACCTGTATATCCTTGGATAAGATACTTGGGCCGTGTGTGCCTTATCTCATAGGCTTATTGTGAGGAATTAGATGGATCAGTATATGtaaacacttagaatagtgcctggtgtATAGAAAATGCTCATGAGGTGATATTGTTATTACAATTATACTATA
This region of Equus asinus isolate D_3611 breed Donkey unplaced genomic scaffold, EquAss-T2T_v2 contig_800, whole genome shotgun sequence genomic DNA includes:
- the LOC139044331 gene encoding LOW QUALITY PROTEIN: olfactory receptor 5A2-like (The sequence of the model RefSeq protein was modified relative to this genomic sequence to represent the inferred CDS: deleted 1 base in 1 codon), encoding MAVGRNNTIVTKFILLGFSDHPQMKIFYFVLFLGIYLLTLAWNMSLIILIRMDSHLHTPMYFFLSNLSFLDICYVSSTTPKMLSGIITEKKTISFIGCATQYFVFCGMGLTECFLLAAMAYDRYAAICNPLLYTAVISHTLCLKMVAGAYVGGFLSSLIETYSVYQHDFCGPNLINHFFCDLPPVLVLSCSDTFTSQVVNFIVGVVVGMVSVLVILISYGYIVTAVVKISSARGRTKAFSTCGSHLTAVTLFYGSGLFMYMRPSSSYSLNRDKVVSVFYALVIPMVNPIIYSLRNKEIKSAVRKAMERKHVLSHEHSFF